Proteins encoded in a region of the Fundulus heteroclitus isolate FHET01 chromosome 2, MU-UCD_Fhet_4.1, whole genome shotgun sequence genome:
- the rasgrf1 gene encoding ras-specific guanine nucleotide-releasing factor 1, translating into MQKGIRLNDGHVTYLGLLAKKDGTRRGCLSKKSSDNTKWHTKWFALLQNMLFYFENESSSRPSGLYLLEGCICDRAPSPKPSLSAKECLEKQYYFTVNFTHENQKALELRTEDVKDCDEWVAAISHASYRNLATEHESLMQKYLHLLQIVETEKTVAKQLRQQIEDGEIEIERLKSEIAGLLKDNEKIHASPAAAPSEDDSEIKKIKKVQSFLRGWICRRKWKTIIQDYIRSPHAESMRKRNQVVFSMLDSEAEYVQQLHILVNNFLRPLRMAASSKKPPITHDDVSSIFLNSETIMFLHQIFYQGLKARIASWPTLVLADLFDILLPMLNIYQEFVRNHQYSLQILAHCKQNRDFDKLLKQYEAKPDCEERTLETFLTYPMFQIPRYILTLHELLAHTPHEHIERNSLDYAKSKLEELSRIMHDEVSETENIRKNLAIERMIIEGCEVLLDTSQTFVRQGSLIQVPMSEKGKITRGRLGSLSLKKEGERQCFLFSKHLIICTRGSGGKLHLTKLNRTEQMTRMMKNGVVSLIDCTLMEEPEGTDDESKSDKSGQDMEHLDFKIVVEPKDSQSFTIILVASSRQEKSAWTSDISQCIDNIRCNGLMMNAFEDNSKVTVPQMIKSDSSLYCDDVDIRFSKMMNSCKVLQIRYASVERLLERLTDLRFLSIDFLNTFLHSYRVFTTADVVLDKLITIYKKPISAIPAQSLELFFASSQNNKLLYGEPPSSPRASRKFSSPPPLAIAKNSSPNRRRKLSLNIPIITGGKALDLAALSCSSNGYASMYSTMSPFSKTTLDINKLYVSSPITSKIPDEGEDKKDKVEDAAVCKQDLSVREESDNDQNQSDDGDPEASPTKSPSTPKNVKCKNSSEFSLFSYNNGMVMSSCRELDNNRSALSAASAFAIATAGANEGTPTKEKYRRMSLASTGFPTDQRNGDKEFVIRRAATNRVLNVLRHWVSKHFPDFESNNELKTKVISFLEEVMHDPELLTQERKAAANIIRTLTQEDHSDNQITMEDVTQLVGGGKAEPFESHSAMEIAEQLTLLDHLVFKVIPYEEFFGQGWMKNDKNEKTPYIMRTTKHFNDTSNLIATEILRCDDLVTRVAVIEKWVAVADICRCLHNYNAVLEITSSLNRSSVFRLKKTWLKVSKQTKALIDKLQKLVSSEGRFKNLREALKNCDPPCVPYLGMYLTDLAFIEEGTPNYTEDNLVNFSKMRMISHIIREIRQFQQTAYKIDLQPKVAQYLLDKSFVLDEESMYEASLRIEPKVPN; encoded by the exons ATGCAAAAGGGAATACGACTTAACGATGGTCATGTCACCTATTTGGGGCTTTTGGCGAAGAAGGATGGTACGAGGCGAGGGTGCTTGAGTAAAAAGAGCTCGGACAACACGAAATGGCACACAAAGTGGTTCGCTTTGCTGCAGAACatgctattttattttgagAACGAGTCAAGCTCTCGGCCTTCGGGATTGTACTTGTTGGAGGGATGCATATGCGACAGGGCGCCTTCACCGAAGCCTTCTCTGTCCGCCAAGGAGTGCTTGGAAAAGCAG TATTACTTTACAGTCAACTTCACCCATGAAAACCAAAAGGCTCTTGAGTTGCGTACAGAAGACGTAAAAGACTGTGATGAATGGGTGGCTGCAATATCACACGCCAG TTACAGAAACTTGGCCACCGAGCATGAGTCTCTCATGCAGAAGTATCTTCATCTGCTTCAGATTGTTGAGACAGAGAAAACAGTTGCTAAGCAACTTCGACAACAGATAGAAGATGGCGAAATAGAGATTGAAAGGCTCAAGTCAGAG ATCGCCGGACTGCTCAAAGACAACGAGAAGATCCACGCCAGCCCTGCGGCCGCCCCGTCAGAGGACGACTCCGAAATCAAGAAGATCAAAAAG GTTCAGAGCTTTCTGAGAGGCTGGATCTGCAGGAGAAAATGGAAGACGATCATCCAGGACTACATCCGCTCGCCTCACGCAGAGAGCATGAGGAAGAGGAACCAGGTGGTGTTCAGCATGCTGGATTCAGAGGCCGAGTACGTCCAGCAGCTTCACATCCTGGTCAACAACTTCCTGAGGCCGCTACGCATGGCCGCCAGCTCCAAGAAGCCGCCGATTACACATGACGATGTCAGCAGCATTTTCCTCAACAG tgaaACTATCATGTTCCTGCATCAGATATTTTACCAGGGTCTGAAGGCCAGAATAGCGAGCTGGCCAACATTAGTGCTGG CTGACCTCTTCGACATTCTTTTGCCCATGCTGAACATCTACCAAGAGTTCGTGAGGAACCACCAGTACAGCCTGCAGATCCTGGCTCACTGTAAACAAAACCGGGATTTTGACAAGCTGCTGAAGCAGTATGAGGCCAAACCCGACTGTGAAGAACGAACTCTGGAGACTTTCCTCACTTACCCAATGTTCCAG ATTCCAAGATACATTCTGACACTCCATGAGCTTCTGGCCCACACACCTCACGAACACATAGAGAGAAACAGCCTGGACTATGCCAAATCTAAGCTGGAGGAGCTTTCAAG AATAATGCACGATGAGGTGAGCGAGACGGAGAACATCAGGAAGAACCTGGCGATAGAGCGCATGATCATAGAGGGCTGCGAAGTCCTCCTTGACACCAGCCAGACGTTCGTGAGACAAG GGTCATTAATCCAGGTACCAATGAGCGAGAAGGGCAAGATCACCCGTGGGCGACTGGGTTCTCTGTCTCTAAAGAAGGAGGGGGAGAGGCAGTGCTTTCTCTTCTCCAAACATTTGATCATCTGCACCAGGGGTTCTGGAGGAAAGCTTCATCTCACGAAG ctaAATCGTACAGAACAGATGACACGGATGATGAAG aacggAGTGGTCTCGCTTATAGACTGCACTCTGATGGAGGAGCCTGAGGGGACAGATGACGAGT CTAAATCGGACAAGAGCGGCCAGGACATGGAGCACCTGGATTTCAAGATTGTTGTGGAGCCAAAGGACAGCCAGTCATTCACGATCATCCTGGTGGCCTCCTCCAGGCAGGAGAAGTCTGCGTGGACCAGTGACATCAGCCAG TGCATAGACAACATCCGCTGCAATGGGCTGATGATGAACGCTTTTGAAGATAACTCCAAAGTCACAGTGCCACAGATGATAAA GTCGGATTCGAGTCTGTACTGCGACGACGTGGACATCCGATTCAGCAAGATGATGAACTCCTGCAAGGTGCTGCAGATTCGCTATGCCAGCGTCGAACGCTTGCTGGAAAGACTGACGGATCTCCGTTTCCTCTCGATCGACTTCCTGAACACTTTCCTGCACTCCTACCGCGTGTTCACCACCGCTGATGTGGTGCTGGATAAACTCATCACTATCTACAAGAAGCCCATCAGTGCCATCCCCGCCCA GTCCCTGGAGTTATTCTTTGCCAGCAGTCAGAACAACAAACTCCTCTATGGAGAGCCTCCGAGCTCTCCCAGAGCCAGCAGGAAGTTTTCCTCCCCACCTCCTCTTGCCATCGCCAAAAACTCATCCCCCAACCGCCGACGCAAGCTCTCTCTCAACATCCCCATCATCACTGGGGGCAAAGCTCTTGACCTGGCTGCCCTCAGCTGCTCCTCAAATGGCTATGCAAGCATGTATTCCACCATGTCGCCATTCAGCAAGACCACCCTGGACATCAACAAGCTTTACGTGTCCAGCCCGATCACAAGCAAGATCCCCGATGAGGGAGAAGACAAGAAAGACAAGGTTGAAGACGCAGCCGTGTGCAAACAAG ATCTTTCTGTACGAGAAGAGAGCGACaatgatcagaaccagagcgACGACGGGGACCCGGAAGCGTCTCCCACCAAGTCGCCGAGCACTCCAAAAAACGTCAAATGCAAAAACTCCTCAG agttttctctgttttcctaCAACAATGGCATGGTGATGTCCTCGTGTCGAGAGCTCGACAACAACCGCAGTGCTCTGTCTGCTGCCTCGGCCTTTGCCATTGCCACCGCTGGAGCCAACGAGGGAACGCCTACCAAGGAGAAATATCGGCGGATGTCCCTCGCCAGCACAG GCTTCCCAACAGACCAGAGAAATGGTGACAAAGAGTTTGTGATCAGACGAGCAGCAACCAACAGAGTCCTGAATGTGCTGAGGCACTGGGTGTCCAAACATTTTCCG GACTTTGAGAGTAACAACGAGCTGAAGACAAAGGTTATTTCCTTCCTGGAGGAAGTGATGCATGACCCTGAGCTGCTGACACAGGAGAGGAAAGCAGCAGCCAACATCATCAG gactttaacccaGGAAGATCACAGTGACAACCAGATCACCATGGAAGACGTGACACAACTG GTTGGAGGGGGGAAAGCCGAACCGTTTGAGAGCCACTCTGCCATGGAAATCGCAGAACAGCTAACTCTGCTTGACCACCTGGTGTTTAAAGTCATCCCATATGA GGAGTTCTTCGGTCAAggttggatgaagaatgacaaaAATGAGAAGACACCGTATATCATGAGAACCACAAAGCACTTCAATGAT aCAAGCAACCTGATCGCCACAGAAATCCTGCGGTGTGACGACTTGGTCACCCGTGTCGCTGTCATAGAGAAATGGGTGGCTGTGGCTGACATCTGCCGCTGTTTGCATAACTACAACGCTGTACTTGAAATCACCTCCTCCCTAAACCGCAGCTCCGTTTTCCGCCTCAAGAAGACTTGGCTCAAGGTTTCCAAACAG ACAAAAGCACTTATTGATAAGCTCCAAAAGCTCGTTTCATCAGAGGGGAGGTTCAAGAACCTCAGAGAAGCTCTGAAGAA CTGTGATCCTCCCTGTGTGCCATATCTGGGGATGTACCTCACTGATCTGGCTTTCATTGAAGAAGGAACACCAAACTACACCGAAGACAATTTGGTTAACTTCTCTAAGATGAGAATG atATCTCACATCATCAGAGAAATCAGGCAGTTTCAGCAAACAGCATATAAGATTGACCTGCAACCAAAG GTAGCCCAGTACCTACTGGACAAGAGCTTCGTTCTTGATGAGGAAAGCATGTATGAAGCCTCACTCAGAATCGAGCCTAAAGTGCCCAACTAA